The Vicia villosa cultivar HV-30 ecotype Madison, WI linkage group LG1, Vvil1.0, whole genome shotgun sequence genome includes a region encoding these proteins:
- the LOC131610510 gene encoding putative fasciclin-like arabinogalactan protein 20 translates to MASFLFLLSSLFIFFFFSSTAALPSETIYDAADILTDAGYVSMSLTLEIIAESILEQSPSATVFAPSDSAFKKSGQPSLDLLRYHLVMLPLPIQSFRRLPAGAKLPTMLPGQSLTVTTSTSDHAISLNNIKINEMPIYDDGVLLVYGIDRFFDPSFQYQRPSSNPNPNPSCTGMNRTMNSSDSFDQAIQTLKTSGYSAMASFLGMQLSGDISQNGITVFAPADENVINRLGVFDDYPSFFRRHVVPCKFLWNDLVDFVDGTALPTFLEGFTINITRTGGVLILNGVPVYFPDAFFNDRVVVHGVSEVLAVPEDAASAVEDADSFSDDDEQNLFDPGEF, encoded by the coding sequence ATGGCGTCATTtctctttctcctctcttctttgtttatcttcttcttcttctcttccaccGCCGCTCTTCCGAGCGAAACCATATACGACGCCGCCGATATCCTCACCGATGCCGGTTACGTCTCCATGTCGCTCACTCTCGAAATCATCGCTGAATCAATTCTTGAACAGTCACCTTCCGCAACGGTCTTCGCTCCCTCCGATTCCGCGTTCAAGAAATCCGGTCAACCGTCACTCGACCTACTTCGTTACCACTTAGTTATGCTGCCGCTCCCGATTCAAAGCTTCCGGCGACTCCCTGCCGGTGCTAAGCTTCCGACGATGCTCCCCGGTCAGTCTCTCACCGTCACTACATCAACCTCCGATCACGCTATCTCTCTGAATAACATCAAAATCAATGAAATGCCGATCTATGATGATGGAGTTCTTTTGGTTTACGGTATCGATAGGTTCTTCGATCCTAGCTTCCAGTATCAGAGACCTAGTTCAAATCCGAATCCGAATCCATCGTGTACAGGGATGAATCGCACTATGAACTCCTCTGATTCCTTCGATCAAGCGATTCAAACGCTGAAAACTAGTGGCTACTCAGCTATGGCTTCGTTTCTCGGAATGCAGCTCTCCGGTGACATAAGCCAGAACGGAATCACGGTGTTTGCTCCGGCGGATGAGAATGTGATAAACCGTTTAGGTGTTTTCGATGACTATCCTTCATTCTTCCGTCGTCACGTGGTGCCTTGCAAGTTTCTGTGGAACGATCTGGTTGATTTTGTTGACGGTACCGCATTGCCGACGTTTTTGGAAGGGTTTACTATCAATATTACAAGAACCGGTGGCGTTTTGATTCTCAACGGCGTGCCGGTTTACTTTCCGGATGCATTCTTCAATGATAGGGTTGTTGTTCATGGTGTTAGTGAAGTTCTTGCCGTGCCGGAGGATGCTGCTAGTGCAGTTGAGGATGCTGATTCGTTCTCTGATGATGATGAGCAGAACTTGTTTGATCCTGGTGAATTTTAA
- the LOC131643298 gene encoding uncharacterized protein LOC131643298, translating into MKAFSFNGFSFLLIVFGFLLSLSSISALSSTGSVNHPIKFLIGGGGEVNLGSWQNKATEMAPAPGPRGDNTLILAANRTKRPDILRGFHRYHGGWDISNRHYWASVGFTGATGFVLAALWFISFGLALVIHLCCGWGFNIKDKGSNRSQRICLILLLVFTFAASTGCILLSVGQNKFHGEALDTLHFFVNQSDYAVETLRNVTEYLSLAKTISVNQIILPSDILNDIDKLNVDLNTAADTLSEKTNENSVKIKSVFNYVRSALFVMAGVILVLALTGLVLSLLGYQHAILLFVITGWLLVATTFILCGVFMILNNTISDTCMAMGEWVENPHRESALSDVLPCVDQRTTNKTLIQSKQVVTNIASIVNTAIYTTANVNVTQGNPGFYNQSGPSMPTLCYPFDDQLRERQCTNQEVSSENASMVWKNYVCEVSESGICTTVGRVTPEIYSQLTAAANESYALEHYAPLLLSLQNCNFVRDAFTGITSSYCPPLIHYLKVINVGLGLISVGVLLCLVLWILYANRPQRGEVFATLSLEIIKNRFNKNHNSRVLALPNANASSVV; encoded by the exons ATGAAGGCTTTTTCCTTCAATGGGTTTTCGTTTTTGTTGATAGTTTTTGGTTTTTTACTGTCTTTGAGCTCGATTTCAGCTTTATCTTCAACTGGGTCGGTTAATCACCCCATCAAGTTTCTTATAG GAGGTGGAGGAGAAGTGAATTTGGGTTCATGGCAAAACAAAGCTACAGAAATGGCTCCAGCACCAGGGCCTCGAGGTGATAATACTCTTATTCTGGCGGCGAATAGGACTAAAAGGCCTGATATTCTTCGTGGATTTCATCGTTATCACGGTGGTTGGGATATTTCGAATCGGCATTATTGGGCT TCGGTTGGCTTCACTGGTGCCACAGGTTTCGTTCTTGCCGCGTTATGGTTCATCTCATTTGGCTTGGCACTTGTGATTCATCTGTGTTGTGGATGGGGGTTTAACATCAAGGACAAAGGATCTAATCGTTCGCAAAGGATTTGTCTTATATTGCTTTTAGTATTCACCTTTGCTGCATC GACTGGATGTATCCTCCTTTCTGTTGGGCAGAATAAGTTCCACGGCGAGGCCTTGGATACCCTCCATTTTTTTGTCAATCAATCAGACTATGCGGTGGAGACTCTAAGAAATGTCACAGAGTATCTCTCCCTTGCAAAAACTATCAGTGTCAACCAGATAATTCTTCCATCCGATATCCTCAATGATATTGATAAGTTGAATGTGGATCTAAACACTGCAGCAGATACACTTTCTGAGAAGACAAATGAAAATTCTGTTAAGATTAAAAGTGTATTCAATTATGT GCGCTCTGCGTTGTTTGTTATGGCAGGAGTGATTCTCGTTTTGGCTTTAACTGGATTAG TCTTGTCTCTCCTTGGATATCAACATGCAATCCTCTT ATTTGTTATCACTGGATGGTTACTGGTTGCAACCACATTCATTCTTTGTGGAGTGTTCATGATCCTTAACAA TACAATTTCTGATACATGCATGGCTATGGGAGAATGGGTAGAAAATCCACACAGAGAATCTGCTCTTAGCGACGTCCTTCCGTGTGTTGACCAGAGAACCACAAACAAAACACTTATTCAAAGCAAACAAGTTGTCACCAATATTGCAAGTATTGTCAATACAGCCATCTATACCACTGCAAACGTAAATGTAACACAAGGTAATCCCGGTTTTTACAATCAGTCTGGGCCTTCAATGCCAACACTATGCTATCCCTTTGATGATCAACTTCGAGAACGCCAATGTACAAACCAAGAAGTTTCTTCTGAGAATGCTTCAATG GTGTGGAAGAACTATGTATGTGAGGTATCTGAATCGGGTATATGCACTACAGTTGGCAGGGTGACCCCAGAGATTTACTCGCAGTTAACAGCTGCAGCTAACGAAAGCTATGCATTAGAACATTATGCACCACTTTTACTTAGCCTTCAGAATTGCAATTTTGTCAGGGATGCATTCACTGGAATCACTTCAAGTTACTGTCCTCCATTAATTCATTACCTAAAGGTTATTAATGTAGGACTGGGACTCATTTCAGTTGGTGTTCTGCTCTGCCTTGTTCTATGGATACTCTATGCAAACCGCCCCCAAAGGGGAGAAGTGTTTGCGACACTATCCTTAGAAATAATAAAGAACAGATTTAACAAGAACCACAACAGCAGAGTTTTAGCATTGCCAAATGCAAATGCAAGTAGTGTAGTCTAG